A stretch of the Chelonia mydas isolate rCheMyd1 chromosome 5, rCheMyd1.pri.v2, whole genome shotgun sequence genome encodes the following:
- the ELAC1 gene encoding zinc phosphodiesterase ELAC protein 1: protein MSMDITFLGTGSAYPSPTRGASALVVRSEGECWLFDCGEGTQTQFMKSHLKAGRITKIFITHLHGDHFFGLPGLLCTISLQSSSTTSKQPVDIYGPLGLRNFICRTLELSHSQLLFPYVVHELVPTPDQCPAEEFKELSYVDRDEVSSKEVQGRMLHLDHVENSYTLVNNQQFVMKAFRLFHRIPSFGFLVEEKQRTGKLNAQKLKGLGVQPGPIYGKLKNGVTVVLENGVTISPSDVLDEPIPGRKICILGDCSGVVGDGAMKLCYEADVLIHEATLDDTQMDKAKEHGHSTPKMAAEFAKLCKVKKLVLTHFSQRYKPAGQIGEGDIDVTELKRQAESALNGQEVTLAEDFMTIEIPGKKQK, encoded by the exons ATGTCCATGGATATAACTTTTCTGGGAACGGGCTCAGCATATCCATCTCCAACAAGAGGAGCTTCAGCTTTAGTCGTTCGTAGTGAAGGAGAATGCTGGCTATTTGATTGTGGCGAGGGAACTCAAACACAATTTATGAAAAGCCATCTTAAAGCAG GTAGAATTACTAAGATATTCATAACTCATCTTCATGGGGACCATTTTTTTGGTCTTCCTGGTCTCCTGTGCACAATTAGTCTTCAGAGTAGTTCTACTACAAGCAAGCAACCTGTTGATATCTATGGACCATTAGGACTACGAAACTTCATTTGCAGAACTCTGGAACTCTCCCACTCGCAACTTCTCTTTCCATATGTGGTTCATGAACTGGTACCTACACCAGATCAGTGCCCTGCAGAAGAATTTAAAGAACTGTCTTATGTTGACAGAGATGAAGTCTCTTCCAAAGAAGTGCAAGGGAGAATGCTCCATCTGGATCATGTAGAAAACTCCTACACACTGGTCAACAATCAGCAATTTGTTATGAAAGCATTTCGATTATTTCACCGTATTCCTTCCTTTGGATTTTTAGTGGAGGAGAAGCAGCGGACTGGGAAACTCAATGCACAGAAGCTAAAAGGCCTTG GAGTTCAGCCAGGTCCTATATATGGGAAACTGAAGAATGGTGTTACGGTTGTCTTAGAAAATGGAGTAACCATTTCTCCTTCAGATGTCTTGGATGAGCCTATTCCTGGAAGAAAAATTTGTATTTTAGGTGACTGTTCAGGTGTGGTTGGAGATGGAGCAATGAAACTCTGTTACGAAGCAGATGTGTTAATTCATGAAGCCACATTGGATGACACCCAAATGGACAAAGCCAAAGAGCATGGTCATAGCACTCCAAAAATGGCAGCTGAGTTTGCAAAGTTGTGTAAGGTTAAGAAACTGGTTCTGACTCACTTCAGTCAGAGGTATAAACCAGCTGGTCAGATTGGAGAAGGAGATATTGATGTCACGGAACTGAAGAGACAAGCTGAATCAGCGTTAAATGGTCAAGAAGTAACTTTAGCTGAGGATTTTATGACAATAGAAATTCCAGGGAAAAAGCAGAAGTAG